One uncultured Carboxylicivirga sp. genomic window, CTGAATTACTATTGCCCGATGGTCAGGTGGTTTATAGCGCTGGTTTAGATGGTGGAACAAATATTGTATCCGAAGCTCTTGCTATGGATGTTCTAACAAGGTACTCTGGTGCTATTTTAACGGCAACTGAGAATGAAGTTGTTTATAACACGGTAGGTAGTATTTTTGATTTTCTTGTTCAGATTGACAATATTCCTTTAGGAGTTAGTGTTACTCGTGCAGTTAAGTTTCCTTATGATGATCCATATACTGTTAATGATGCAGAGGCACTTCTTAATAACAAGCTTGTGTCAATAATTGAATCTCTTAATAATATTGATTCTCAATATGGAATATCAAAAGGAGTGCTTGTTATAATGGCATATAGCCAATCTCATAGTGATCTGCTTCAAATAACATTTTCGAATATGGAAGCATCGATTCTGGGAAATACTATAGTATTAATTGTAACAACAAATGGAGATGATAGTGCAATTTATTAATAATTGAGCTTAAGCTCTTAATTAACAAATATTAGAGGCTGTCTTTTTTTGAAGACAGCCTCTGCTTTATTGATATAAAAAAATCAGTATTGTTAGTTATTAAATGGTATCTGATTATTGAAATTTAATGATAACATTATTGCCTGTGCCTTTAGATACAATTAGTTTTTCGTCATAGAATTTTCCAACACTTTTAGCTAATCCAATGAATAAATCAACCAAATTTCTGTCAGATATATAGTTCATAACAAGTGTTTTGTCATCTTTCCAGTCGTATGTGAATTTTGGAGGACGGGCATTAGGCATGCTTTTGGTTACTTTTAGATGAATATTGTCCAGCATCAAAAGTAAATCCTTAGCCGACTTAGCTTTAACCATATAGGCAGCATAGATTTTAGAGGCATAATAATTCATCCAATAATCTCCAAAAGCTTCGGCCGCTTGTTCAATACTAAGTTTTAAAACTTTACAAGTAGAACCGATTAAACTAATTGCTACCTGATCATCAAAATCAATGGTTGATAAAATGGTTTCATTTGGTTTTAATCCAGAGTCAACCAATATTTCCTGCCACTGACTTGTTCCAAATTCCTTTGAAACCAGATTTCTTAAACAATCTAAAATAACCCCTTTCATAATTACTATTTTAAAGTTTCCCTGTTCTTATTTGTAACAAGGATTGTTTGTTTTTTGAAACTGTGCTATCAAGCTTTAATTGAAGCTGAAAGCTGAGTAAATAACTGTTAGGGTAATTAAACTAAGGTTCGGTTAATTATCAGACTCCATAAGGATATCTGACAATTGAAACTAAATGCAATTGTTAAAACTCTTAATTCAGAGTAATTTCAAGACTAACGGCAATGTGTTAATAATAGATAATCGTATATTAAACCATTGTCCGGAAGCTCTATTGTTTATTGTGTTAAATTTGGTTTGCCTTAAAATTGTTTCCCCTACACTCCAGGCTAATTTTGTATTTTAATTGTATGAAAAAGCTTCGAAATATTACTCTTTCAACAATTAATTGTTAATGTTTCATTTGTACGAAATGAAAATATTTCGGTTACACAAATGATATTAAATATTCAAGAATTTGTTTCTAATTAAGGATTAGGTTTTGATCCTATATGATTGAACCTTCATACTTCAGAAAAATACAATTTTACCTATAGTTCTCTTTTTGTTTCAGATATTTATCAATTATTCCTGTTACTATAATAAGATAGGCACTGAGACTACCGATCAAAGCACCCAGTGATATATCAGTGGGTGAGTGTACGCCTAAAATAACTCTGGATAAAGCAACAAGGGTTGCCCATAAGAAAGGAAGAATAAAAAAGGTACGTCTTCTGAAATCTTCATAAGTGAATAACAGAAGATAAGCCATTAAGGTCGCCATAATAAAAGCATTGACTGTATGGCCGGAAGGAAAAGAGAAGCCGGTTTCGTTTAACCAGTGCTGCAATACTTTTGGATTAATCGGTTGATCATCAAACGTAATAAAATCTGGTTCTTTCTCATTCAGGAATGCTTTGAGGTACTGTTGTCGTTCGGCTTTTGTTGGAAGATTATAGAATTCCTCACTATCAAAATCTTTTTGGTTATGCAGATAAATAATGTTTGGTCGTTCAATGCGTAATTTCTCCTTAATAAAATGTTCGTTTAGCTTGGCAAATCCTCCTAAAACAACTGAAAATCCTAGTAACGATAGTGTCAGGAATATCATTTTTTTAACCCAACCTTTATAATGAAGGCTTATAAGGATACAAAAAACAAGAGTGATAACTGGTACACCAACAGTACCTCCTGTGTTGGAAATAAAAAGCCAGAAAGCAGCCACCCAACCTTCATGAATGGCAGAGAAACCATAGGGAAATAGAAAAGTACTGGCAAGTATTACCAAACAAATGGCTGTGCAAATGATTAATATGTCGATACGGGATCTCATTTTCCTTGGATCAAATAGGATGATTTATAATGAATTGGCATTAAAGTAAGCATTAATCGAATAATCTACTTAAAAAATGGTATCAATTTTGAATGTTATTGAAACCAAATGCATGTTTGAAGTGTATTATTTGATGGTTAATTGTTAAATGTTTGAAAACATTATATTAGCCGGTAATTAAAAGAATAGTGAAATGACACGATTATTTATAATATTAGCTTTTTTAGGTTTTTCATTCTCTGCATCAAGTCAAAAGTATCAAGTGGGTGATGTCGCACCTGAAATTGTTCAGATTACGCCTCAAGGCGATTCTCTTGCGTTATCATCCTTGAAAGGTAAAATGGTGTTGATTGATTTTTGGGCCTCATGGTGTAAACCCTGCCGAAAAGAAAATCCAACCTTAGTAAATGCATATGAGAGTTTTAAGGATACCATCTTTAAGAATGGTGATGGTTTTACCATCTTTTCGGTATCGTTGGATATGAAGAAGCCTGATTGGATTACAGCTATTGAAAATGATGGACTTATATGGCCTTACCATGTAAGTGATTTGAAAGGGTGGCGAAGTGAGGTATCAAAATTATACGGTGTAAGAGGAATACCTGCCAACTTCTTAATTGATGGCGAAGGAGTAATTGTTGCTATTAATCTAAGAGGTGAAGAACTGGAGAAGAAACTTAGAAAAGAAACAAAGAAAAGCTGGTACCAATTCTGGTAAAAAATAAGGCTGTCGAAACCGACAGCCTTTTATTTTTATTTGCAGATTGCTGCAGAGCGGGCTTCATTTATTAATTGAGCAGTAAATGCATCCAATTGTAGTTTAAGTTCTGACATTTCTATTGAACTTACCTGACATTTATCTTTCAGATCATCAAGCGTAAGTTGAGTATCTTCATTTTTATATAAATAATAACAGTTTTGATTGTCATCACAACAAGCAGTAATGTCTTCAGCAGAACAGGATCCTGTGTCAAGAGGGAATTGATCACAGGATTCTGACGGATCGTCGCTACATGCAACAGAAGTAAGAGTGAATATTCCCATAAAAAGAAACGATAAAATTTTATTTGAATTTTTCATGGCTAATTTTGTTTTTATATGTCATTTATTGTTTTTATCCTGATTTAATAGTTTTAAAATCGCTTCGAAATCTAAATAGCCTTTTTTTATCTCATTTCCGATGATAAAGGTAGGGGTTCCTTTCGTTTTTAATGTTTGAAACTGGTAAATATTTTTTATTTCAGGAGTTTCGTTCCTGTTTAAAATACATTCGGCCACATTTTCGTTTGTACTAATGTATTCATCAATCAGTCCGTCAAAATATTTGGTGTAGATTATACCTGGTTTATACAATAAAAGTTTGTGTAATTTCTCAAATTGTCCAAATTTATTTATACATATTGCGGTTCGGTAGGCTTTTAATGCTTTTGCATCATTGGGTTTGCATACTAACCTGAAGATTAATTTCACTTGTTTATTGTCAATTAAACTATCTTTCAA contains:
- a CDS encoding putative metal-binding motif-containing protein, whose product is MGSGETDPTNADTDGDSLLDGDEDLDGDGVLDSNETDALDFDTDNDGSHDGIDCNPLDSDIYPGAPEICGDGIDQDCDGGDLNCASNDGYGELIYDGVTILPTNLTELSPSIHSVVLDCIEPFSPELLLPDGQVVYSAGLDGGTNIVSEALAMDVLTRYSGAILTATENEVVYNTVGSIFDFLVQIDNIPLGVSVTRAVKFPYDDPYTVNDAEALLNNKLVSIIESLNNIDSQYGISKGVLVIMAYSQSHSDLLQITFSNMEASILGNTIVLIVTTNGDDSAIY
- a CDS encoding heme NO-binding domain-containing protein, producing the protein MKGVILDCLRNLVSKEFGTSQWQEILVDSGLKPNETILSTIDFDDQVAISLIGSTCKVLKLSIEQAAEAFGDYWMNYYASKIYAAYMVKAKSAKDLLLMLDNIHLKVTKSMPNARPPKFTYDWKDDKTLVMNYISDRNLVDLFIGLAKSVGKFYDEKLIVSKGTGNNVIIKFQ
- a CDS encoding phosphatase PAP2 family protein; amino-acid sequence: MRSRIDILIICTAICLVILASTFLFPYGFSAIHEGWVAAFWLFISNTGGTVGVPVITLVFCILISLHYKGWVKKMIFLTLSLLGFSVVLGGFAKLNEHFIKEKLRIERPNIIYLHNQKDFDSEEFYNLPTKAERQQYLKAFLNEKEPDFITFDDQPINPKVLQHWLNETGFSFPSGHTVNAFIMATLMAYLLLFTYEDFRRRTFFILPFLWATLVALSRVILGVHSPTDISLGALIGSLSAYLIIVTGIIDKYLKQKENYR
- a CDS encoding TlpA disulfide reductase family protein is translated as MTRLFIILAFLGFSFSASSQKYQVGDVAPEIVQITPQGDSLALSSLKGKMVLIDFWASWCKPCRKENPTLVNAYESFKDTIFKNGDGFTIFSVSLDMKKPDWITAIENDGLIWPYHVSDLKGWRSEVSKLYGVRGIPANFLIDGEGVIVAINLRGEELEKKLRKETKKSWYQFW
- a CDS encoding thioredoxin domain-containing protein, translated to MKNNRIINDHDLVKIKQTDENDIIFGSYNAPQSIILYFDYNCSYCQKFFKEVYPELKDSLIDNKQVKLIFRLVCKPNDAKALKAYRTAICINKFGQFEKLHKLLLYKPGIIYTKYFDGLIDEYISTNENVAECILNRNETPEIKNIYQFQTLKTKGTPTFIIGNEIKKGYLDFEAILKLLNQDKNNK